Proteins found in one Oreochromis niloticus isolate F11D_XX linkage group LG22, O_niloticus_UMD_NMBU, whole genome shotgun sequence genomic segment:
- the LOC100711894 gene encoding major histocompatibility complex class I-related gene protein-like, protein MMFFLFPLFCHGLFAMKHSLMHSVTGSSGDPNISEFAGVVLVDGTEAVYCDSRNKILEPRQDWMKKIFSNDTQHLALYTQQCFEDQPRIFRFLISTLKQLLHQIEGVHILQRTGGCEWNENTGEVTGVLQYWYNGEGFLEFDLKTLTWIPLKPEAAIIKQQWDTDTAVIKEVESLLTKFCPEWLKRYLNYGSSFLQRTVLPSVSLLQKTSSSPVSCHATGFYPDRAAMFWRKDGEEIHEGVDHREILPNNDGTFQTTVNLNVSSVRPEDWKKYDCVFQLSGVENNIVTKLHKTVIRTNWDENNRMEFLSIIIVPVLILVAAVGFFVYKKKREKEIAPPPVNMNEFSEALN, encoded by the exons atgatgttctttttgtttcctCTCTTCTGCCATGGTTTATTTGCAA TGAAACACTCGCTGATGCACTCCGTCACTGGATCCTCTGGAGACCCAAACATCTCAGAGTTTGCAGGTGTTGTATTGGTTGATGGCACTGAGGCCGTTTACTGTGACAGCAGGAACAAGATACTGGAACCAAGACAGGActggatgaaaaaaatattcagcaaTGACACTCAACACTTAGCATTGTACACGCAACAGTGTTTTGAAGATCAGCCAAGGATCTTCAGATTCTTGATTTCTACTTTAAAGCAGCTGTTACATCAAATAGAAG GTGTTCACATATTACAGAGAACAGGTGGATGTGAATGGAATGAAAACACTGGTGAAGTGACTGGTGTGTTACAGTATTGGTATAATGGAGAAGGCTTTCTTGAATTTGATCTTAAGACGCTGACATGGATCCCACTGAAACCAGAAGCTGCCATTATCAAACAGCAATGGGATACTGACACAGCTGTAATAAAAGAAGTTGAAAGCCTCCTCACTAAGTTTTGTCCAGAGTGGCTGAAGAGGTATTTGAACTATGGGAGCAGCTTCCTGCAGAGAACAG TTCTTCCCTCAGTGTCTCTCCTCCAGAAGACTTCGTCCTCTCCAGTCAGCTGTCATGCTACAGGTTTCTATCCTGACAGAGCCGCAATGTTCTGGAGGAAAGATGGAGAGGAGATCCATGAAGGTGTGGACCACAGAGAGATCCTCCCCAACAATGATGGGACCTTCCAGACAACTGTTAATCTGAATGTTTCATCAGTCAGaccagaagactggaaaaaataCGATTGTGTGTTTCAGCTCTCTGGTGTTGAGAACAACATCGTAACCAAATTGCATAAAACAGTGATCAGAACAAATTGGGATGAAAACAACAGGATGG AATTCCTCTCCATCATCATTGTTCCTGTTCTCATCCTTGTGGCTGCTGTTGGATTTTTTGTTTACAAAAAGAAGAGAG AAAAAGAAATTGCACCTC CTCCCGTTAACATGAATGAATTTTCTGAGGCACTGAATTGA